A genomic window from Hyla sarda isolate aHylSar1 chromosome 10, aHylSar1.hap1, whole genome shotgun sequence includes:
- the LOC130294297 gene encoding probable G-protein coupled receptor 33, translated as MPLLAAYVLRNPLWSFGSLICKLKNTLIDTCVLAAVFFLTAISLERFFLVYGPLWYRKNMNPCRASIFCLSMWGLAFLISSPYLVLCHIEQSGNITVCCSELIISWREGNPEKLDRATAWGFFVFHFTLSFLLPFGLLTICYFLIGLKIRNNHLAKSTKPYKLILTVVVSFFVCWAPYHVRNGMIVEKGKFPEDVLQVLIVLSTCFTCVNSCFTPILYLFIVDSFKKEFKKSAQLLIGLVIR; from the coding sequence ATGCCCTTGTTGGCAGCTTATGTGCTAAGGAACCCTCTTTGGAGTTTCGGGAGTCTTATCTGTAAGCTGAAAAATACATTGATTGATACGTGCGTACTGGCTGCGGTCTTCTTCCTTACAGCGATCAGCCTTGAGCGTTTCTTCTTGGTGTATGGTCCACTGTGGTACCGGAAGAACATGAATCCCTGCAGGGCCTCCATCTTCTGCCTGTCTATGTGGGGGTTGGCCTTCTTGATCAGCTCGCCATACTTAGTACTGTGTCACATAGAACAATCCGGCAACATCACGGTCTGCTGTTCAGAACTGATCATTTCTTGGAGAGAAGGAAACCCTGAAAAACTCGACCGCGCAACCGCATGGGGCTTCTTCGTTTTCCATTTTACTCTAagtttccttttaccctttggcCTCTTGACCATTTGTTATTTCCTCATCGGACTCAAAATTAGAAACAACCATCTCGCCAAGTCCACAAAACCGTACAAACTGATTTTAACGGTCGTGGTCTCGTTTTTCGTGTGCTGGGCCCCTTACCACGTTCGCAACGGGATGATTGTGGAAAAGGGCAAATTCCCGGAGGACGTTCTACAAGTACTGATAGTCCTTTCCACCTGCTTCACTTGTGTGAACTCCTGCTTCACCCCCATACTTTATCTCTTCATCGTGGATAGTTTTAAAAAGGAATTCAAGAAATCTGCACAACTTCTCATCGGTTTAGTGATCAGGTAA
- the PPP2R1A gene encoding serine/threonine-protein phosphatase 2A 65 kDa regulatory subunit A alpha isoform translates to MAAADGDDSLYPIAVLIDELRNEDVQLRLNSIKKLSTIALALGVERTRSELLPFLTDTIYDEDEVLLALAEQLGTFTTLVGGPEFVHCLLPPLESLATVEETVVRDRAVESLRATSHEHSPSDLEAHFVPLVKRLASGDWFTSRTSACGLFSVCYPRVSSTVKAELRQHFRNLCSDDTPMVRRAAASKLGEFAKVLELEHVKSEIIPMFSNLASDEQDSVRLLAVEACVNIAQLLPQEELEPLVMPTLRQAAEDKSWRVRYMVADKFTELQKAVGPEITKTDLVPAFQNLMKDCEAEVRAAASHKVKEFCENLSADCRENVIMTQILPCIKELVSDANQHVKSALASVIMGLSPILGKENTIEHLLPLFLAQLKDECPEVRLNIISNLDCVNEVIGIRQLSQSLLPAIVELAEDAKWRVRLAIIEYMPLLAGQLGVEFFDEKLNSLCMAWLVDHVYAIREAATSNLKKLVEKFGKDWAQATIIPKVLAMSNDPNYLHRMTTLFCINVLSEVCGQEITTKHMLPTVVRMAGDAVANVRFNVAKSLQKIGPTLDNSTLQNDVKPVLEKLTQDQDVDVKYFAQEALTVLALA, encoded by the exons ATACCATCTACGATGAGGATGAAGTGCTGCTGGCCTTGGCTGAACAGTTGGGGACCTTTACTACTCTGGTTGGAGGACCAGAGTTTGTCCATTGCCTGTTG CCTCCCCTAGAGAGCCTGGCCACAGTGGAGGAGACAGTGGTGAGGGACAGAGCGGTGGAATCCCTCCGGGCCACTTCCCATGAACACTCTCCTTCGGACCTTGAGGCGCACTTTGTGCCCCTGGTGAAGCGCCTGGCCAGTGGGGACTGGTTCACTTCCCGCACATCGGCTTGTGGTTTGTTCAGCGTCTGCTATCCCCGTGTTTCCAGCACAGTCAAAGCCGAACTCAGACA ACATTTCCGTAATCTCTGCTCGGATGACACTCCTATGGTCAGACGAGCCGCTGCTTCTAAACTGGGGGAATTTGCGAAGGTTTTGGAGCTGGAACACGTGAAGAGTGAAATAATCCCCATGTTCTCCAATCTTGCATCAGATGAGCAG GATTCCGTGCGCTTACTGGCCGTGGAGGCCTGCGTCAACatcgctcagctgctgcctcaggagGAGCTGGAGCCGCTGGTGATGCCGACTCTGCGCCAGGCCGCTGAGGACAAATCGTGGAGAGTCCGTTATATGGTGGCCGACAAGTTCACTGAG CTCCAGAAAGCTGTAGGCCCCGAAATCACCAAAACCGACCTGGTCCCTGCTTTCCAAAACCTGATGAAGGATTGTGAGGCCGAGGTGCGAGCTGCAGCCTCCCACAAGGTCAAAG AGTTCTGTGAGAACCTGTCCGCTGACTGTCGTGAGAATGTGATAATGACCCAGATCCTGCCGTGCATCAAG GAGTTGGTTTCAGATGCCAACCAGCATGTGAAGTCTGCCCTGGCCTCAGTCATCATGGGCCTGTCTCCTATCCTGGGGAAGGAAAACACCATCGAGCatcttcttcctctcttcctggcccAGCTGAAGGATGAG TGTCCAGAAGTGCGGCTCAACATCATCTCCAACCTGGACTGTGTGAACGAGGTTATCGGCATCCGGCAGCTCTCCCAGTCTCTCCTGCCGGCCATCGTGGAGCTGGCGGAAGATGCCAAGTGGCGCGTGCGTCTGGCCATTATAGAGTACATGCCTCTTCTCGCCGGGCAGCTG GGCGTAGAGTTTTTCGatgagaagttgaactctctgTGCATGGCCTGGCTGGTGGATCATG tTTATGCCATCAGAGAGGCTGCCACAAGCAATCTGAAGAAGCTGGTGGAGAAGTTTGGTAAGGACTGGGCTCAGGCCACCATCATCCCCAAGGTGCTGGCCATGTCCAATGACCCAAACTATCTGCATCGAATGACCACGTTATTCTGTATCAAT GTTTTGTCTGAGGTTTGCGGGCAGGAAATCACAACCAAGCACATGCTGCCCACCGTGGTGCGGATGGCCGGCGATGCCGTTGCCAATGTGCGCTTTAACGTTGCCAAGTCCCTGCAGAAAATAGGACCCACTTTGGACAACAG CACCTTGCAAAATGATGTGAAGCCGGTTCTGGAGAAGTTGACTCAAGACCAAGATGTAGACGTGAAATACTTTGCACAGGAAGCACTTACAG tgctGGCTCTAGCATGA